The Bacteroidales bacterium genome includes a window with the following:
- a CDS encoding glutathione peroxidase, which translates to MKIIALLSFGLLAAGVAVAQSKSLFDFTVKSIDGSEYSLSQLKGKKVMVVNTASKCGFTPQYETLQKLYQDYKDKNFIVIGFPANNFGSQEPGTNKEIREFCTSKYSVTFPMMEKISVKGDDINPLYKWLTSKSENGVMDSEVKWNFQKYLIDENGKLVDVAFSKEKPDSERIIKWIMGN; encoded by the coding sequence ATGAAAATTATAGCACTTCTATCGTTTGGATTACTTGCAGCAGGAGTTGCTGTTGCACAATCAAAATCTTTATTCGATTTCACTGTAAAATCAATAGATGGTTCTGAGTATTCTTTATCCCAGCTCAAAGGGAAGAAAGTAATGGTAGTGAATACAGCATCAAAATGCGGATTTACTCCTCAGTACGAAACATTACAGAAACTTTATCAAGATTATAAGGATAAAAACTTTATAGTAATTGGTTTCCCTGCCAATAATTTTGGTAGTCAGGAGCCTGGTACTAATAAGGAGATTAGAGAGTTTTGTACATCGAAATATAGTGTAACCTTTCCCATGATGGAAAAAATATCAGTAAAAGGGGATGATATCAATCCATTATACAAATGGCTTACTTCAAAGTCTGAAAATGGCGTAATGGATAGCGAAGTTAAATGGAATTTCCAAAAATACCTTATTGATGAAAATGGGAAATTAGTTGATGTAGCTTTTTCAAAAGAAAAGCCTGATTCCGAAAGGATTATTAAATGGATTATGGGTAATTAG
- a CDS encoding tetratricopeptide repeat protein: MLRYILNILIIVTLSSGFVFADNVNNLMAAANKSYTDGKYDDAVKSYESILKQGYKSDVIYYNLGNAYYKLKNIPAAILNYERANLLNPGDENINFNLDLAKTFTVDRIEPLPEFFLTTFSKKFRQSMSTNGWAYTGILFFIISLVLAYFFWFSYSSNLKRIAFSVGLFTVFITILSFTFSTQQKNNIVNHNYGILFPSVVAVKTSPGESGKDFFVLHAGAKVHIIDSVGDWLEICIADGNEGWVLKETLERI, translated from the coding sequence ATGTTACGATATATTTTAAACATACTAATAATTGTTACTCTTTCATCAGGCTTTGTATTTGCGGATAATGTCAATAACCTCATGGCTGCTGCAAATAAAAGTTATACCGATGGAAAATACGATGATGCTGTAAAATCCTACGAATCAATTCTTAAGCAAGGCTACAAGTCAGATGTGATTTACTATAACCTTGGTAACGCATACTATAAATTGAAGAATATTCCAGCAGCCATTCTTAATTATGAGAGAGCCAACCTGCTTAATCCTGGAGATGAGAATATTAATTTCAATCTTGATTTAGCAAAAACCTTTACGGTTGATAGAATAGAGCCACTCCCAGAATTTTTTTTAACAACCTTCTCTAAGAAATTCAGACAATCTATGTCAACCAATGGATGGGCATATACTGGAATTTTATTTTTTATAATATCGTTAGTTCTTGCATATTTTTTCTGGTTCTCATATAGTTCCAACCTTAAAAGAATAGCTTTTTCAGTAGGATTATTTACTGTTTTTATTACAATCCTATCTTTTACATTTAGTACTCAACAGAAAAATAATATAGTTAACCATAACTACGGCATACTATTTCCTTCGGTAGTTGCAGTTAAGACTTCACCTGGAGAGTCGGGGAAAGATTTTTTTGTACTTCATGCTGGAGCCAAGGTTCATATAATTGACTCTGTTGGCGATTGGCTCGAAATCTGCATCGCTGATGGTAATGAAGGCTGGGTACTAAAAGAAACGCTTGAGAGAATATAG
- a CDS encoding protein BatD, translating into MKRTIIVLGLLLLRFLTFAQEVRLEVNGPSLVAVGEQFRLTYSLNKRPSSFTPPNIENFEVLAGPSTSQSTSIEVINGRVTQSENISYTFILEATKEGKFTIDPAKAVVGNDELKSNPISIEVVKQTNSSRQQQSQNSSQQEQTEVRNDLPSSDLFVTIEFNRSSVYLGEPLVATLKLYTTINIVGFNDMKFPAFNGFWSQELETPTNIEFKRANVNGKLYSAGVIKKYLLFPQKNSNLEIEPFELEVLYQQRTNRAQSIFDDFFGSVETYKKKLVSKPITIAVKDLPVNAPESFKGGVGSFKLEPSIDKNVVKTNEAITLRVKLSGVGNIKLIESPKIEFPSGFELFDPKTTDKIINSAAGSTGYKLFEYVAIPRTPGNFTIPPIVFTYFDPSKGQYVTTKSSEFNIKVTSDGADPGTSSGYGYGKEDIKFIGKDIRFIKTTKLSEKPFSGYFIGSFMFFLTIILLLIGFGALMFLMSKHQKEISDIMLIKNKKANKVARKRLQVAELHLKENRREQFFEEIHKAMWGYLSDKLSIPISNLTSDNARIELKSRDIADNDIEEFMRIISVCEYARFAPATDNSEMSLLYNSAHQLISKLEQIIKR; encoded by the coding sequence ATGAAAAGAACAATTATTGTTTTGGGATTATTACTACTCCGATTTTTAACCTTTGCACAGGAGGTTAGGCTCGAAGTAAATGGACCAAGTTTAGTTGCTGTTGGAGAGCAGTTTAGGCTTACATATTCATTAAATAAGCGACCTTCATCGTTTACTCCACCCAATATTGAAAATTTTGAGGTGCTAGCAGGCCCAAGTACTTCTCAGAGTACTAGTATTGAGGTAATTAATGGAAGGGTAACCCAAAGCGAAAATATTTCATACACCTTTATTTTAGAGGCCACCAAGGAGGGCAAGTTTACTATTGATCCTGCTAAAGCAGTTGTTGGAAATGATGAGTTGAAATCTAACCCAATTAGTATTGAGGTTGTTAAACAAACAAATTCATCACGACAACAGCAAAGCCAGAATTCAAGTCAACAGGAACAAACTGAAGTAAGAAACGATTTACCCTCGTCTGATTTATTTGTAACTATTGAATTTAATAGAAGTTCTGTATACCTTGGTGAACCTTTAGTTGCAACCTTAAAACTTTATACTACCATAAATATTGTGGGGTTTAATGATATGAAGTTTCCTGCATTTAATGGGTTTTGGAGTCAGGAACTTGAAACTCCAACAAATATTGAATTTAAACGTGCTAATGTAAATGGTAAGTTATATAGTGCGGGTGTAATAAAAAAGTATCTTTTATTCCCACAGAAAAATAGTAATCTTGAAATAGAGCCATTTGAACTAGAAGTGCTTTATCAGCAGCGTACAAATCGCGCTCAATCTATTTTTGATGACTTTTTTGGTTCCGTTGAAACGTATAAGAAAAAGTTGGTAAGCAAACCAATTACAATTGCTGTTAAGGATTTACCAGTAAATGCGCCTGAATCGTTCAAAGGTGGAGTTGGTAGTTTTAAATTGGAACCTTCCATTGATAAAAATGTAGTTAAAACTAATGAAGCAATTACCCTTAGGGTTAAATTATCAGGGGTAGGAAATATTAAATTGATTGAATCGCCTAAAATTGAATTCCCTTCGGGTTTTGAGCTGTTTGATCCAAAAACAACAGATAAGATTATAAATAGTGCCGCAGGTTCTACTGGTTATAAACTATTTGAATATGTTGCAATTCCAAGAACTCCTGGCAATTTCACCATTCCACCAATTGTGTTTACATACTTCGATCCTTCCAAAGGTCAATATGTTACAACTAAATCATCAGAATTTAATATTAAAGTAACCTCAGATGGGGCAGATCCCGGAACTTCTTCGGGTTATGGGTATGGAAAAGAGGATATTAAATTTATTGGTAAGGATATCCGATTTATTAAAACCACAAAACTGAGTGAAAAACCTTTTTCGGGATATTTCATTGGTTCGTTTATGTTTTTCCTCACGATTATATTATTGCTGATAGGTTTTGGTGCTCTTATGTTTTTAATGAGTAAACATCAAAAGGAGATATCAGATATTATGCTGATTAAGAACAAGAAGGCCAATAAGGTTGCTCGTAAGCGTTTACAGGTTGCCGAATTGCATCTTAAAGAAAATAGGAGGGAGCAATTCTTTGAGGAGATTCACAAAGCGATGTGGGGTTACCTTTCCGATAAACTTAGCATTCCAATATCAAATTTAACAAGCGATAATGCTCGTATTGAATTGAAATCAAGGGACATTGCTGATAATGATATTGAGGAGTTCATGCGGATTATCTCAGTATGTGAGTATGCACGTTTTGCTCCAGCTACTGACAACTCGGAAATGAGTTTGCTATACAATAGCGCACATCAGCTAATTTCTAAACTTGAGCAGATTATTAAAAGATAA
- a CDS encoding tetratricopeptide repeat protein — MKKLALTLVSIILIAFQANAQTEKKSIRQGNREFNKKDFTSSEISYRKAIEKNPSSFKGNFNLADALYKQDKHEETVKLLDGLSGANVSDVQKSNVYYNMGNSYLKQQKLKESIDSYKKSLRLNPSDNEAKYNLAEAQRMLKQQQQKDKNDKDNKDKDNKDNKDKNKDKDKKDQKDQDDKDKNKQNQDQKDKNQPQQQKQKISQEDARRMLEALQNNEKQVQQKLREQQVKAAKVKVEKNW; from the coding sequence ATGAAAAAATTAGCACTTACTTTAGTTTCAATTATCTTAATTGCATTTCAAGCAAATGCTCAAACGGAAAAAAAATCAATCCGTCAGGGTAATCGTGAGTTTAACAAAAAGGATTTCACAAGTTCTGAAATATCCTATCGAAAGGCAATTGAAAAAAATCCATCATCGTTTAAAGGTAATTTCAACCTTGCTGATGCCCTCTATAAACAGGATAAGCACGAGGAAACAGTAAAATTGCTTGATGGATTATCAGGAGCAAACGTTAGCGATGTTCAAAAATCTAATGTGTATTACAATATGGGTAATTCTTACCTAAAGCAGCAAAAGCTAAAGGAAAGCATTGATTCATATAAAAAATCATTACGTTTAAATCCCAGTGATAACGAGGCTAAGTATAATCTTGCTGAAGCACAAAGAATGCTAAAGCAACAGCAGCAAAAGGACAAAAACGATAAAGACAATAAGGATAAAGATAACAAGGATAATAAAGATAAGAATAAGGATAAGGACAAGAAAGATCAAAAGGATCAGGACGATAAGGATAAGAATAAACAGAATCAGGATCAAAAGGATAAAAATCAACCACAACAACAGAAACAAAAAATATCTCAGGAGGATGCACGCCGTATGCTTGAAGCCCTACAGAATAATGAGAAACAGGTGCAGCAGAAATTGCGTGAGCAGCAGGTAAAGGCAGCAAAGGTTAAGGTTGAGAAAAATTGGTAA
- a CDS encoding VWA domain-containing protein produces MFRFSHPEYLYFLFLIPIIIGLFWFATILQKRAINRFGNLDILKQLMPGISFKRGWLKTIIFTVAITLIILGMAGPQFGSKLTEVKRKGIELIIALDVSNSMMAEDIQPNRLERAKQSISRLVDKLSNDRLGLIVFAGDAYIQLPITNDYISAKMFLSSINPGVVPKQGTAIGSAINLAASSFSPQGETSKVIVVLSDGENHEDDPVEAAKRAAEQGIYVYAIGIGSPQGAPIPSLSADTQNSFWKDKDGNVVVSKLDEETLSKVAVAGNGKYIRATNSQFGLIPLFEDINKMQKTEMKEKIYSEYDDQFQYLFGLAFLLLFLEFLILERKNKWLTKLNLFGVNRR; encoded by the coding sequence ATGTTTAGATTTTCGCATCCAGAATATTTATACTTTTTGTTCCTAATACCTATTATTATAGGATTATTTTGGTTTGCTACTATTTTGCAAAAACGAGCAATCAACCGTTTTGGTAATCTCGATATTTTAAAACAGCTAATGCCAGGAATATCATTTAAGAGAGGTTGGTTAAAAACTATAATTTTCACTGTTGCCATTACTTTAATAATCCTAGGAATGGCTGGACCTCAGTTCGGCTCTAAGTTAACAGAGGTTAAGCGCAAGGGTATCGAACTAATAATTGCCCTTGATGTCTCAAATAGCATGATGGCGGAGGATATTCAACCAAATCGGTTGGAGCGAGCAAAACAGTCTATTTCTAGACTTGTTGATAAACTATCCAACGATAGGCTTGGGCTAATAGTATTTGCTGGTGATGCCTACATTCAACTCCCAATAACCAACGATTATATATCGGCTAAGATGTTCCTTTCATCTATCAACCCAGGAGTTGTACCAAAGCAAGGAACAGCAATAGGCTCTGCCATTAATTTGGCAGCAAGTTCATTTAGCCCTCAAGGCGAAACCAGTAAGGTTATTGTTGTTCTATCAGATGGTGAAAATCATGAGGATGACCCAGTTGAAGCTGCAAAAAGAGCTGCTGAACAGGGAATATATGTTTATGCAATTGGAATTGGATCGCCCCAAGGAGCACCAATCCCTTCACTATCAGCAGATACACAAAATTCATTCTGGAAAGATAAGGATGGTAACGTTGTAGTATCCAAACTTGATGAGGAAACCCTTTCAAAAGTTGCAGTTGCTGGAAATGGAAAATATATCCGTGCAACAAATTCTCAGTTTGGCTTAATTCCTCTATTCGAGGATATTAATAAGATGCAGAAAACAGAGATGAAGGAGAAGATATACTCGGAGTACGATGATCAATTTCAGTATCTTTTTGGATTAGCATTTCTACTGCTATTTCTAGAATTTCTGATACTTGAAAGAAAAAATAAATGGTTAACCAAACTAAATCTATTCGGTGTTAATAGGAGGTAA
- a CDS encoding VWA domain-containing protein, which translates to MNQLVFAHPKFFYLLLLIPAMVAWYIFRQKDSKASLQISTLQSFAKSPVSIKVYLRHILFALRVIVITLIIIVLARPQSTNTWKNVTTEGIDIILAIDVSGSMLARDFTPDRLEAAKEIGIKFISGRQTDRMGLVIFSGESFTLCPLTTDHASLINMFKDIKMGILEDGTAIGSGLATAISRLKDSNAISRVVILLTDGVNNRGEIAPLTAAEIAKSYGVRVYPVGIGSIGTAPYPVQTPFGVQYQNMEVKIDEEVLQQIAEMTGGRYFRATNNKALEQVYSEIDKLERSKIEVTEYNKREERFRIFGLIALLLIASEFVLRSTIFRSIP; encoded by the coding sequence ATGAACCAATTAGTATTTGCACATCCAAAATTCTTTTACCTGCTTTTGCTAATACCAGCAATGGTTGCATGGTATATATTTCGTCAGAAAGATTCTAAGGCTAGTTTGCAAATATCAACTTTACAAAGTTTTGCAAAATCACCTGTATCAATAAAAGTTTATTTAAGGCATATACTCTTTGCACTAAGGGTTATTGTTATTACATTAATTATCATAGTTTTAGCACGACCCCAGTCTACAAATACTTGGAAGAATGTTACAACCGAAGGAATAGATATAATCCTTGCTATTGACGTTTCGGGGAGTATGCTAGCCAGAGATTTTACACCTGATCGTTTAGAGGCAGCAAAGGAGATTGGGATTAAATTTATTAGCGGACGCCAGACCGATAGGATGGGGCTAGTAATTTTTTCGGGAGAAAGTTTTACACTTTGCCCGCTTACAACAGATCATGCTTCGCTTATCAACATGTTCAAGGATATCAAAATGGGAATTCTTGAGGATGGAACGGCAATTGGATCTGGTTTGGCAACTGCAATTTCGAGGTTAAAGGATAGTAATGCTATAAGTCGAGTAGTTATTCTTTTGACAGATGGTGTGAATAATAGGGGAGAGATAGCACCCTTAACCGCTGCCGAAATTGCTAAAAGCTATGGAGTAAGGGTTTACCCGGTTGGTATAGGCTCTATAGGTACCGCACCATACCCAGTTCAAACTCCTTTTGGGGTTCAATACCAGAATATGGAGGTAAAAATTGATGAGGAGGTACTCCAACAAATTGCTGAAATGACAGGTGGTAGATACTTTAGGGCAACAAATAATAAAGCCTTAGAACAAGTATATTCCGAGATTGATAAATTGGAACGCTCTAAAATAGAGGTTACTGAGTACAATAAGAGAGAGGAGCGGTTTAGAATTTTTGGTTTAATCGCTTTGCTGCTTATTGCATCGGAGTTTGTATTGCGATCAACGATTTTCAGGAGTATTCCATAA
- a CDS encoding DUF58 domain-containing protein, which translates to MEATELLKKVRKIEIKTRGLSKHIFAGQYHSAFKGKGMAFSEVREYLYGDDIRSIDWNVTARFNHPYIKVFEEERELTVMLLIDVSGSRMFGSTTTLKKNLIAEISAVLAFSAIQNNDKIGAILFSDRVEKFIPPQKGKTHILRIIRELIEYEPKNQETNISEALRYLTNAIKKRCTAFILSDFIDLDSDSSNPRFNDALTIANNKHDVVGIRVYDKRETEIPSVGLIKLKDAESNAYKWVDTSSSVTRRIYAEWWNKTSANLKTVFSRCKVDWVSISTDEDYVKPLILLFKHRG; encoded by the coding sequence ATGGAAGCCACCGAATTATTAAAGAAGGTACGAAAAATTGAGATAAAAACTCGCGGATTATCCAAGCATATATTCGCAGGTCAATACCATAGCGCATTTAAGGGCAAAGGTATGGCGTTTAGCGAGGTTAGGGAGTATCTATATGGCGATGATATTCGCTCTATCGATTGGAATGTTACCGCCCGTTTTAACCACCCATACATTAAGGTATTTGAAGAGGAACGTGAGCTAACCGTTATGCTTTTAATAGATGTTAGCGGTTCCAGAATGTTTGGTTCAACCACAACCCTTAAGAAAAATCTTATTGCTGAAATTTCGGCTGTGCTTGCATTCTCGGCTATTCAGAATAACGATAAGATTGGTGCAATCCTTTTTAGCGATAGGGTTGAGAAATTTATCCCTCCTCAAAAGGGAAAAACTCATATTCTACGGATTATCAGAGAACTTATTGAGTATGAGCCTAAAAATCAGGAAACCAATATTTCTGAGGCATTGCGTTACCTTACCAATGCTATTAAAAAGCGTTGTACAGCGTTTATCCTTAGCGATTTTATTGATTTAGATTCTGATTCATCAAACCCACGCTTTAACGATGCTTTAACAATAGCAAACAATAAACACGATGTGGTTGGCATACGAGTTTACGATAAACGCGAAACCGAAATACCATCGGTTGGGCTAATTAAGCTCAAAGATGCAGAAAGTAACGCATATAAATGGGTTGATACTTCTAGCTCAGTAACCAGACGGATTTACGCTGAATGGTGGAATAAAACAAGCGCAAACCTTAAAACGGTATTCTCAAGGTGTAAGGTTGACTGGGTTTCAATCAGCACCGATGAGGACTATGTTAAACCTCTTATTCTACTTTTTAAGCATAGAGGCTAA
- a CDS encoding AAA family ATPase: MSEINTLNIKELNERIRLESSFVDIISMEINKVIVGQKHLVESLMIGLLADGHILLEGVPGLAKTLAINTLANTIDAKFSRIQFTPDLLPADLIGTLVYSQKKEEFIVKKGPIFTNFVLADEINRAPAKVQSALLEAMQERQVTIGEVTYKLDQPFLVLATQNPIEQEGTYPLPEAQVDRFMLKVKITYPKQEEEKLIMRQNIANTFPKANMVLKTEDIIKARSIVREVYMDEKIEKYILDIVFATRFPKQFKLEKFENMISYGASPRASINLALASKAFAFIKRRGYVIPEDIRSVCHDVLRHRIGLTYEAEAENITTEDIISEILNTVEVP; the protein is encoded by the coding sequence ATGAGCGAAATTAACACATTAAACATTAAGGAGTTAAACGAAAGAATTCGTCTTGAAAGTTCGTTTGTTGATATTATCAGCATGGAGATAAACAAGGTGATTGTTGGACAAAAACACCTTGTTGAGTCGCTGATGATTGGTTTACTTGCCGATGGGCACATCCTACTCGAAGGTGTACCCGGTTTGGCAAAAACTTTAGCAATAAATACGCTAGCCAATACAATTGACGCTAAGTTTAGCCGAATTCAATTCACTCCTGATTTGCTGCCTGCCGACCTTATTGGTACATTGGTTTACAGCCAAAAAAAGGAAGAATTCATTGTAAAGAAAGGGCCTATATTTACCAACTTTGTACTGGCCGATGAAATAAACCGCGCCCCAGCAAAGGTTCAGAGTGCCTTACTTGAGGCCATGCAGGAACGTCAGGTTACAATCGGCGAGGTAACTTACAAATTGGATCAGCCTTTCCTTGTACTTGCAACGCAAAACCCAATTGAGCAGGAGGGTACTTACCCGCTCCCAGAGGCACAAGTTGACCGTTTTATGCTTAAGGTTAAAATTACCTACCCAAAGCAGGAAGAGGAAAAACTTATCATGCGTCAGAATATTGCAAATACGTTTCCCAAGGCTAATATGGTTCTTAAAACTGAGGATATTATTAAGGCTAGGAGTATTGTACGCGAGGTTTACATGGATGAAAAGATTGAGAAATACATTCTCGATATCGTATTTGCTACCAGATTCCCAAAACAGTTTAAGCTTGAGAAGTTTGAGAATATGATTAGCTATGGTGCTTCGCCAAGGGCAAGTATCAACCTAGCATTAGCATCAAAAGCATTTGCATTTATCAAACGCCGTGGTTATGTAATTCCAGAGGATATCCGTTCGGTTTGCCATGATGTACTTCGTCATCGTATCGGTTTAACCTATGAGGCAGAAGCTGAGAATATTACAACCGAAGATATTATCTCGGAAATACTAAATACTGTTGAAGTACCATAA